In one window of Rhodopseudomonas palustris HaA2 DNA:
- a CDS encoding U32 family peptidase, whose protein sequence is MQLTLGPVLYNWKPEAWRDFYFRIADEAPVDVVIVGEVVCSKRSPFLEPHIPAVVERLSNAGKTVLMGSLTLMSLPRERKAMLELAGDDQFTMEVNDLTCLGMLGGKPHAIGPFVNIYNEATAKYFASRGATRICLPPELPLSAIRAIARSLPEVTFEVFAFGRVPLAISARCYHARLNKLSKDNCRFVCEQDPDGLAVTTLDDEPFLAMNGVQTLSYTCASLLGDIDKLRDAGAGSLRLSPQQCDMVAVAQLFRDVIDGKLAASDSAAKLSAIYPLQQSNGFLFSKPGAAFITDSGDVRRIVPAA, encoded by the coding sequence ATGCAACTCACGCTCGGACCGGTGCTCTACAACTGGAAGCCGGAGGCATGGCGCGACTTCTATTTCCGCATCGCCGATGAAGCGCCGGTCGACGTCGTGATCGTCGGCGAGGTGGTGTGCTCGAAGCGATCGCCGTTCCTCGAGCCGCACATCCCGGCGGTGGTCGAACGGCTGTCGAATGCCGGCAAGACCGTGCTGATGGGCTCGCTGACGCTGATGTCGCTGCCGCGCGAGCGCAAGGCGATGCTCGAGCTCGCCGGCGACGATCAGTTCACCATGGAAGTCAACGATCTCACCTGTCTGGGGATGCTCGGCGGCAAGCCGCATGCGATCGGCCCGTTCGTCAACATCTACAACGAGGCCACCGCGAAGTATTTTGCCTCGCGCGGCGCGACCAGAATTTGTCTGCCGCCGGAATTGCCGCTGTCGGCGATCCGCGCGATCGCGCGCTCGCTGCCCGAGGTGACGTTCGAGGTGTTCGCGTTCGGCCGGGTGCCGCTGGCGATCTCGGCCCGCTGCTATCACGCCCGGCTCAACAAGCTGTCGAAGGACAATTGCCGATTCGTCTGCGAGCAGGATCCCGACGGCCTCGCGGTGACGACGCTCGACGACGAGCCGTTTCTGGCGATGAACGGCGTGCAGACGCTGTCCTACACCTGCGCCAGCCTGCTCGGCGACATCGACAAACTCCGCGACGCCGGCGCCGGCAGCCTGCGGCTGTCGCCGCAGCAATGCGACATGGTTGCGGTGGCGCAGCTGTTCCGCGACGTCATCGACGGCAAGCTGGCGGCGAGCGACAGTGCGGCGAAGCTGTCGGCGATCTATCCGCTGCAACAGTCCAACGGCTTCCTGTTCTCCAAGCCGGGCGCAGCGTTCATCACAGACTCGGGCGACGTGCGGCGGATCGTGCCGGCGGCGTGA
- a CDS encoding inositol monophosphatase family protein: MIHSALINVMVKAARRAGRSLKRDFGEVENLQVSLKGPANFVSLADKRAEEMLYEDLTKARPGYGFLGEEGGIREGADKSHTWIVDPLDGTTNFLHGIPHFAISIGLQRDDTLIAGLIYNPATEDLYIAERGKGAFVNDHRLRVAGRRELHDCVIACGLPHLGRGDFAQNQREMAALQPKVAGLRRMGTASLDLAFVAAGRFDGYWERNLSPWDIAAGIVFVREAGGTVGDINGGDPLKTGDIVAGNEIIHGTLAKILKPLS; encoded by the coding sequence ATGATCCATTCCGCCCTCATCAACGTCATGGTCAAGGCCGCGCGCCGCGCCGGCCGCAGCCTCAAGCGCGATTTCGGTGAAGTCGAGAACCTGCAGGTGTCACTGAAGGGCCCGGCGAATTTCGTCTCGCTCGCCGACAAGCGCGCCGAGGAGATGCTGTACGAGGACCTCACCAAGGCGCGGCCGGGCTACGGCTTCCTCGGCGAGGAGGGCGGCATCCGCGAGGGCGCCGACAAGAGCCACACCTGGATCGTCGATCCGCTCGACGGCACCACCAACTTCCTGCACGGCATCCCGCATTTCGCCATCTCGATCGGCCTGCAGCGCGACGACACGCTGATCGCCGGGCTTATCTACAATCCGGCGACCGAGGACCTCTACATCGCCGAACGCGGCAAGGGCGCCTTCGTCAACGACCACCGGCTGCGCGTCGCCGGCCGCCGTGAACTGCACGACTGCGTCATCGCCTGCGGCCTGCCGCATCTCGGCCGCGGCGACTTCGCCCAGAACCAGCGCGAGATGGCGGCGCTGCAGCCGAAGGTCGCGGGGCTGCGCCGGATGGGCACCGCCTCGCTCGACCTCGCCTTCGTGGCGGCCGGCCGCTTCGACGGCTATTGGGAGCGCAATTTGTCGCCCTGGGACATCGCCGCGGGCATCGTCTTCGTCCGCGAAGCCGGCGGCACCGTCGGCGACATCAACGGCGGCGACCCGCTGAAGACCGGCGACATCGTCGCCGGCAACGAAATCATCCACGGCACGCTGGCGAAGATTCTGAAGCCGCTGAGCTGA
- a CDS encoding UbiX family flavin prenyltransferase → MSTPHRIVVGISGASGAAVGLRIVELLATTDCELHLVVSAAAERTIAYEVGDKALHHTLELVDRHHDFNDVGASIASGSFRTSGMIVAPCSIRTLSAIATGNLDNLLVRAADVQLKERRRLVLMLRETPLHLGHIRAMAQVTEIGGIVAPISPAFYQRPRSLSEMIDHIALRAIGLLGLDDLQLSAPEWSDDTPPTCPKS, encoded by the coding sequence ATGAGCACGCCGCATCGCATCGTGGTCGGCATCAGCGGCGCATCGGGGGCCGCGGTCGGACTGCGCATCGTCGAACTGCTCGCCACCACGGATTGCGAGCTGCATCTCGTGGTGTCGGCGGCGGCCGAGCGGACCATCGCCTACGAGGTCGGCGACAAGGCGCTCCACCACACCCTCGAGCTGGTCGACCGCCATCACGATTTCAACGATGTCGGCGCCAGCATCGCGTCGGGCTCGTTCCGCACCAGCGGCATGATCGTGGCGCCGTGCTCGATCCGCACGCTGTCGGCGATCGCCACCGGCAATCTCGACAATCTGCTGGTGCGCGCCGCCGACGTGCAGCTCAAGGAACGCCGCCGGCTGGTGCTGATGCTGCGCGAGACGCCGCTGCATCTGGGCCATATCCGCGCCATGGCGCAGGTCACCGAAATCGGCGGCATCGTCGCGCCGATCTCGCCGGCGTTCTATCAGCGACCACGCTCATTGAGCGAGATGATCGACCACATCGCGCTGCGCGCGATCGGCCTGCTCGGCCTCGACGATCTGCAATTGTCCGCGCCGGAATGGTCGGATGATACGCCTCCGACGTGTCCGAAGAGCTGA
- the ubiT gene encoding ubiquinone anaerobic biosynthesis accessory factor UbiT: protein MSVSNSSVSRMPAPLALATRVLPLLPLQVLLGICLREIRSRHPRIFDRLGSHTGKRYGLDPSDLPIAFVLEPRRMNPRVTVVRTLPSNIDARIAGPLSALIGMTDGSYDGDALFFSRDIEIDGDMEAVVALRNAIDDSRVDFLKESVAWFGPLATPIERILRSIVGAQPTYREEMGVGGGG, encoded by the coding sequence ATGTCGGTATCCAATTCGTCCGTCTCCAGGATGCCCGCGCCGCTTGCCCTCGCGACGCGGGTTCTGCCGCTGTTGCCCCTGCAGGTGTTGCTCGGCATTTGCCTGCGGGAGATCCGCAGTCGGCATCCCCGCATCTTCGATCGGCTGGGCTCGCACACCGGCAAGCGCTACGGCCTCGATCCGAGCGATCTGCCGATCGCCTTCGTGCTCGAGCCGCGACGGATGAATCCGCGCGTCACGGTGGTGCGCACGCTGCCGTCGAACATCGACGCGCGCATCGCCGGTCCGCTGTCGGCGCTGATCGGCATGACCGACGGCTCCTATGACGGCGACGCGCTGTTCTTCTCGCGCGACATCGAGATCGACGGCGACATGGAGGCGGTGGTCGCGCTGCGCAATGCGATCGACGATTCGCGGGTCGATTTCCTCAAGGAGTCGGTGGCGTGGTTCGGCCCGCTGGCGACGCCGATCGAGCGGATTCTGCGGAGCATCGTCGGCGCGCAGCCGACCTATCGCGAAGAAATGGGCGTCGGAGGCGGAGGCTAG
- a CDS encoding UbiD family decarboxylase — MLSRVKPPFPDLRAFAAYLESRGQLHRIKKPVSVVHELTEIHRRVLHAGGPALLIEHPVKADGTPSEMPILVNLFGTVERVAWGLGIEPQNLSALGEALAEMREPAPPQSLTDALSKLPMARAALSMRPKTAKTAPAQDVVLTGDAVDLGRLPIQIPWPGEPAPLITWPLVFTRPPPGAPGTDNVGVYRIQVLGKDRIIMRWLAHRGGAKHHHQWKAEGREMPVAIVIGADPAMILSAVLPLPENISEIKFSGLLRGDRPSMTPCVGIPLNVPADAEIVLEGFVSPTETAPEGPYGDHTGYYNAVEEFPVMRITAITMRRSPIYLSTYTGRPPDEPSRLGEAFNDVFLPVARRQFPEIVDLWLPPEACSYRIAVASIKKRYPGQARRLMMGLWSMLPQFSYTKLLIIVDDDVDVRDWADVMWAVSTRADTSRDMLSISDTPIDYLDFASPKSGLGGKLGIDATNKIGTETEREWGKVLEMDKDVIARVDAMWSSLGLPPAPTPALAQRRLLR, encoded by the coding sequence ATGCTGAGCCGCGTCAAACCGCCCTTTCCGGACCTCCGCGCTTTCGCCGCCTATCTGGAATCCCGCGGGCAGTTGCACCGGATCAAGAAGCCGGTCTCGGTGGTCCACGAACTGACCGAAATCCATCGCCGCGTGCTGCACGCCGGCGGCCCGGCGCTGCTGATCGAACATCCGGTCAAGGCCGACGGCACGCCGTCGGAGATGCCGATTCTGGTCAATTTGTTCGGCACCGTCGAGCGGGTGGCGTGGGGGCTCGGCATCGAACCGCAAAATCTGTCGGCGCTGGGCGAAGCGCTCGCCGAAATGCGCGAGCCGGCGCCGCCGCAAAGCCTCACCGACGCATTGAGCAAATTGCCGATGGCCCGCGCAGCGCTGTCGATGCGGCCGAAGACCGCCAAGACCGCACCGGCGCAGGACGTGGTGCTGACCGGGGACGCGGTCGATCTCGGCCGGCTGCCGATCCAGATTCCGTGGCCGGGCGAGCCGGCGCCGCTGATCACCTGGCCGCTGGTGTTCACCAGGCCGCCACCCGGCGCGCCCGGCACCGACAATGTCGGCGTCTACCGCATCCAGGTGCTGGGCAAGGATCGCATCATCATGCGCTGGCTGGCGCATCGCGGCGGCGCCAAGCATCACCACCAATGGAAGGCCGAGGGGCGCGAGATGCCGGTCGCGATCGTGATCGGCGCCGACCCGGCGATGATCCTGTCGGCGGTGCTGCCGCTGCCGGAGAATATCTCCGAGATCAAATTCTCCGGGCTGCTGCGCGGCGACCGCCCGAGCATGACGCCCTGCGTCGGGATTCCGCTGAACGTGCCGGCCGACGCCGAGATCGTGCTGGAAGGCTTCGTGTCGCCGACCGAGACCGCGCCGGAGGGCCCCTATGGCGACCACACCGGCTATTACAACGCGGTCGAGGAATTCCCGGTGATGCGGATCACCGCGATCACGATGCGGCGCAGTCCGATCTATCTGTCGACCTATACGGGGCGTCCGCCGGACGAGCCGTCGCGGCTCGGCGAGGCGTTCAACGACGTGTTCCTCCCCGTCGCGCGGCGGCAGTTTCCGGAGATCGTCGATCTGTGGCTGCCGCCGGAGGCGTGCTCCTATCGAATTGCGGTCGCCTCGATCAAGAAACGCTATCCCGGCCAGGCGCGGCGGCTGATGATGGGGCTGTGGTCGATGCTGCCGCAGTTCAGCTACACCAAGCTTTTGATCATCGTCGACGACGACGTCGACGTGCGCGACTGGGCCGACGTGATGTGGGCGGTGTCGACCCGCGCCGACACCTCGCGCGACATGCTGTCGATCAGCGATACGCCGATCGACTATCTCGATTTCGCCTCGCCGAAATCCGGGCTCGGCGGCAAGCTGGGCATCGACGCCACCAACAAGATCGGCACCGAGACCGAGCGCGAATGGGGCAAGGTGCTGGAGATGGACAAGGACGTGATCGCGCGGGTCGACGCAATGTGGTCGAGCCTCGGGCTGCCCCCGGCGCCGACGCCGGCCCTGGCGCAACGCAGGCTGCTGCGATGA
- a CDS encoding tetratricopeptide repeat protein: protein MKALRPISIAAAMLLLATGASAQLSLTPSPPNPFPKPLEPEKPKPRPKPAAAPADKDKAKKPSADKAGAAKSGATAEGAETTTDVDDPNVDLVYGAYQRGFYKTAFEIALQRARDFNDPKAMTMLGELYANALGIKRDYDKAVEWYRRAADLGDREAMFALAMARMAGRGGGPANREEAAKWLASSAKLGEPRAAYNLALLYLDGQTFPQDIKRSAELLRVAADAGNPEAQYALATFYKEGTGVEKNVEQSVRLLQAAAVAGNVPAEVEYAIALYNGTGTVKNEPAAVALLRKAARANNPIAQNRLAHVLLSGQGAPRDPVEAIKWHLVAKTAGKGDLMLDEAQAQLSAEDRAKAQEAAKKWVGGK, encoded by the coding sequence ATGAAGGCGCTACGCCCGATCTCGATCGCTGCGGCCATGCTGCTGCTCGCCACCGGCGCGTCGGCGCAATTGTCGCTGACGCCGTCGCCGCCCAACCCGTTTCCCAAGCCGCTGGAACCGGAAAAGCCCAAGCCGCGGCCGAAACCTGCCGCCGCCCCGGCCGACAAGGACAAGGCGAAAAAGCCTTCCGCCGACAAGGCCGGCGCGGCCAAGTCCGGCGCTACGGCGGAGGGCGCAGAGACCACCACCGATGTCGACGATCCCAATGTCGATCTGGTCTATGGCGCGTATCAGCGCGGGTTCTACAAGACCGCGTTCGAAATCGCGCTGCAGCGCGCCCGGGATTTCAACGATCCCAAGGCGATGACGATGCTGGGCGAGCTTTACGCCAACGCGCTCGGAATCAAGCGCGACTACGACAAGGCGGTGGAATGGTACAGGCGCGCCGCCGATCTCGGCGACCGCGAGGCGATGTTCGCGCTGGCCATGGCGCGGATGGCGGGGCGCGGCGGCGGGCCGGCGAACCGCGAGGAAGCCGCCAAATGGCTGGCGTCCTCGGCCAAGCTCGGCGAGCCGCGCGCGGCGTATAATCTGGCGCTGCTGTATCTCGACGGCCAGACCTTCCCGCAGGACATCAAGCGCTCCGCCGAACTGCTGCGGGTGGCCGCCGACGCCGGCAATCCCGAGGCACAATATGCGCTGGCGACCTTCTACAAGGAGGGCACCGGGGTGGAGAAGAACGTCGAGCAGTCGGTGCGGCTGCTGCAGGCCGCGGCGGTCGCCGGCAATGTTCCCGCCGAGGTCGAATACGCGATCGCGCTCTACAACGGCACCGGCACGGTGAAGAACGAGCCGGCCGCGGTGGCGCTGCTGCGCAAGGCGGCGCGCGCCAACAACCCGATCGCGCAGAACCGGCTGGCGCATGTGCTGCTCAGCGGCCAGGGCGCGCCGCGCGACCCGGTCGAGGCGATCAAATGGCACCTGGTCGCCAAGACCGCCGGCAAGGGCGACCTGATGCTCGACGAGGCGCAGGCCCAGCTCAGCGCCGAGGACCGCGCCAAGGCCCAGGAGGCCGCGAAGAAATGGGTCGGCGGGAAATGA
- the ubiU gene encoding ubiquinone anaerobic biosynthesis protein UbiU has translation MELICPAGTPAALHDAVAVGADAIYCGFNDETNARNFPGLNFSREEMRESIAHAHRYGVNVLVAINTFARAGNVELWQRAVDDAVEAEADAVILADVGVMDYCARTHPQQRLHVSVQAAAANADSIRFYVDSFNAKRVVLPRVLSVQEIAAITREVKCETEVFIFGGLCVMEEGRCSLSSYATGKSPNMDGVCSPAGAIQYREENGALISRLGDFTINKFAKGEAAAYPTLCKGRYQTDEGCGYLFEDPASLDATTMLPELRAAGVAALKIEGRQRGRAYIERVVKTFKEVLSALDDGRPLPVDALRGLSEGQSNTTGAYKKTWR, from the coding sequence ATGGAACTGATCTGTCCGGCGGGCACGCCCGCGGCGCTGCACGATGCCGTCGCGGTGGGGGCCGATGCGATCTATTGCGGCTTCAACGACGAGACCAATGCGCGCAATTTCCCGGGGCTGAATTTCAGCCGCGAGGAAATGCGCGAGTCGATCGCGCACGCGCATCGCTACGGCGTCAACGTGCTGGTGGCGATTAACACCTTCGCCCGCGCCGGCAATGTCGAGCTGTGGCAGCGCGCGGTCGACGACGCGGTCGAGGCCGAAGCCGATGCGGTGATCCTCGCCGATGTCGGCGTGATGGATTATTGCGCCAGGACCCATCCGCAGCAGCGCCTGCACGTCTCGGTGCAGGCCGCCGCGGCGAACGCGGATTCGATCCGGTTCTATGTCGACAGCTTCAACGCCAAGCGCGTGGTGCTGCCGCGCGTGCTCAGCGTGCAGGAGATCGCCGCGATCACGCGCGAGGTCAAGTGCGAGACCGAAGTGTTCATCTTCGGCGGGCTGTGCGTGATGGAGGAGGGTCGCTGCTCGCTGTCGTCCTACGCCACCGGCAAATCGCCGAACATGGACGGGGTCTGCTCGCCGGCGGGCGCGATCCAGTATCGCGAGGAGAACGGCGCGCTGATCTCGCGGCTCGGCGATTTCACCATCAACAAATTCGCCAAGGGCGAGGCGGCGGCCTATCCGACGCTGTGCAAGGGGCGCTACCAGACCGACGAGGGCTGCGGCTATCTGTTCGAGGACCCGGCTTCGCTCGACGCCACCACGATGCTGCCGGAGCTGCGCGCCGCCGGCGTCGCGGCGCTGAAGATCGAGGGCCGCCAGCGCGGCCGCGCCTATATCGAGCGCGTGGTGAAGACCTTCAAGGAGGTGCTGAGCGCGCTGGACGACGGAAGGCCGTTGCCGGTCGACGCGCTGCGCGGGCTCAGCGAGGGCCAGTCCAACACCACCGGCGCCTACAAGAAGACCTGGCGCTGA